A region of the Amycolatopsis sp. cg13 genome:
CAGGACATGTGGCCTGCCGCGCGCACCTGCGCACAGGCGTTTTTCACCGTCGGACCACCGGTGGCCGCGGGGGCGGCGGAGAACTGCTGCGCGGTGGCAGTTCCACCGGTGGTAAGGGCGAGCGCGACGGCGAAGGCACCGCCTGCGATCAATTTCTTGCGCATTGATTCTGCTCCCGACTGAGTGGTGAATAATTCACCATTAATAATTGGTCCGGGGCGCTGAGTGAACAACGGGCCGATAGTAGGTGCCTTTCAACGGACAGTCGTAAAGCCGTAAAAACTGCGTTCCGTGATATCTCGGCCGGTCCGGTGACCAAGATGCTCAGGTCGCTCTGCCGCCCGCGCGGGCCGGACCCGCTGGACGAGCCGACCAGGAGAATCCGGTCAGGGGGAACCCGGAGATCCCCCTGAACGTTGGCAGGAGGTAGAGAGTTTCCGTCGCACGGATGGCACGCTGGAGGGCACCGGGCCGACGTGGCGCGGAAACGGCATCGGAGGAGCCATGTTCTGGAAGATCGTCGGAGCGCTCGTCGTGGCCTGGATCGCCTTCATGGTGCTCGGGTCAGTGATCGGCTTCGTGTTCAAGGCCGTGCTGTGGATCGGCATCATCGGCGGGGTGCTGTTCCTGGGCACCGCGGCCTACGGGGCGATCACCGGGAAGAAGCAGTCGAAGCGCATCAGCCGCTGACCGGCGCCGAACCATACTGAGGCACACGAAGGCTCCCGCACCGGGGAAGGTGCGGGAGCCGTTCGCGGTTCAGGCCAATGCCGCGCGGGCGGCTTCGGCGCCGTCCCACAGGTGTGCGCGGAGTCCGACCGCGCGGGCGCCGTCGATGTTGATCTGGCGGTCGTCGAAGAACAGGCACTCGTCCGGCTTCGCACCCAGTTTGTCCAGCAGCAGCTGGAAAATCTCGGCGTCCGGCTTCGCGACCTTCACGTCGCCGGAGAACAGCGTGTGCTTGAACAGTTTCGACCACTCCTGCTCGCGCACCCAGACGCCGAACGCCGACGGCGCGTTCGACAGCAACGCGAGCGAGGCACCGGCGTCGGACAGCGACTGCAGCAGGTCCAGCGATCCCGGCGCGAGCTGTCCCCACCCCGCGACGTCGAGCGCGGTCAGTTCGGCCGACAGCGCGTCGTCCACCTTCGCGCCCACCTGGTCGCCGATCGACGTCCAGTACTCCAGGTCAGGACAGCCGCGGTCGTACGGGTCGCGCACGCTCCAGTACACCGGCTCGAACGCCTCGAGCGAGACGCTCATCGCGGCGGCCAGCTTCGGCACCGCGGCGGTGCGGACGCTGAGCACCTCGCCGTAGTCGAACACGATCCAGTTGGTCACCCGAGTCCCCCAGGGTTCAGGCACCGGCCTTGATCCGGTGCAGTGCTTCGGCGATGTCAGCGGACGACAGGTCGCGGTGCGTCACGAACCGGACCTTGCCCGCCATGGGCAGAGCCTGGATGCCGAGCGAGCCGAGCCAGTTCAGCGCGGTCGGCACGTCCGGCACCCCGGCCAGAACGATATTGGTATCCGGCGTCCGCACGTCCCAGCCGTGCTCGGAAAGGCCGTCGGCCAGCCGCTTCGCGAACTCGTGCGTCTCGGCCAGTTCGTCGACGCGGTCCAGCGCGACCAGGCAAGCCGCGGCGAGCACCCCGCCCTGGCGCACGCCGCCGCCGAGCATCTGCCGCATCCGGCGGGCCTGCTCGACGAACTCGACGCTGCCCGCGACGACCGAACCGACCGGCGCGCCGAGGCCCTTGCTGAAGCACGCCGACACGGAGTCCACGCCCACGGTCAGCGCTGCGGGCGGCACCTGCAGCGCGACGGCCGCGTGCCAGATCCGCGCGCCGTCGAGGTGCACGGTGAGCCCGGCCTGTTTCGCGACGGACAGCAGCTGCGCGTGCTCGTCCGGCGGAGTGACCGCACCGCCGGCCGCGTTGTGGGTGTTCTCCAGGCACAGCAGCGTGGTGCGGAGCGTGAAGTACGGGCCGGGGTTGCCGATCGCGGCTTCGAGCGTTTCCGGCAGGCACCTGCCGGGGCCCGCGTCGTGTTCGAGGATGTCCGGCATGCCGCCGGCGAGCCAGGCGGCCGAGCCGAGTTCGTTGGTGAGTACGTGCGCGCCGCGGGTGGCGAGGAAGCGGTCGCCGCGCCGCAGGTGGACGCTCAGCGCGATCAGGTTCGCCATCGTCCCGCTCGGCGTCCACAGCGCCGCGGGCATGCCGAGCGTCTGCGCGGCCCGGCGTTCGAGTTCGGCGATGGTCGGGTCGGTGCCGATGACGTTGTCGTCGACCTCGGCCTCGGCCATGGCCGCGCGCATGATCGCGTCCGGGCGGGTGACGGTGTCGGAACGGAAGTCGATCAGCTGCCCAGTCATGGTCACAGTCCGATCACATCACACAGGTGGGCGCGGCATCAATGCGACGGGGGGTGGAACGTTTCCGGCCGGACGTGCAACCGTGGACGCCCCCGGATCCGTCCCTTCACCGGACATGGCCAGAGCGGAGCTGCAAAGCGCGTGGACCAGCGCGACGAACAGGAGTTCGCGGAGTACTTCGCCGCGAGGAGGGACGCCGTGCGCCGGACGGCCTATCTGATGTGCGGGGATTGGCACAAAGCCGACGACCTCGCGCAGACGGCGTTCGTCGCGTTGCACCGGAGGTGGAAGAAGATCAGAGACCGCGCGGCGACCGACGCGTACGTGCGCAAGACGCTCGTGCGTGCGGTCATCGACGAGTCCCGGCGGCCGTGGCGGCGGGAGCGGCAGACCGAAGTGCTGCCGGAGCCCGTGGACGACGGCCCGGGGCTCGCCGAACGTGTCGCGACGCGCGAGGACCTGCTCGCCGCGCTGAAGGAAGTGCCGCCGAAGCAGCGGGCGGTACTGGTGCTGCGGTTCTTCGACGGACTGGACGTCGGGGCCGCGGCGACAGCGCTGGGCTGCAGCGAAGGCAACGTCAAGAGCCAGACGGCGCGCGGGCTGGCGAATCTGCGTCAGGTGCTGGAACGGGAGGTGGAGACCAATGGATGAGCGGGAAGCCGAGACGTTGTTCTCCGCCGCTCCCGGCGAGGTGCCGCCTCCGACGTTCTCGGTGGAGGACGTGGTGCGCCGTTCCAAGCGCGAGACGGTGCGCCGGCGCAACCGGATCACCGCCGGCGCGGCGGCCGTGGTGGTGGCCGCCGGGTTCGGTACGTGGGGAATTGTCGGAATTTCGAGCGAGAAGTCCGATTCGATGGCGAATTCCGCGGCCGCACCGGCGCAACCCGGCGGACCGGCGGCGCGTCCTTTCAGCACTGGGGATGACTTCCCGGGTCAGCCGTCTCGGCAGGGAGCCGGCGAAACCGGGAGGACCGGCCCTCGGGTCGAAGGCACCTCCGGGTGCGGACGGGTGGACTGGGAGCTCGCCACAGCCCTCGCTGGCGAGCTCCCAGGCCACTTGAATGCCGCGCAGGCTTCCCCAGGCAGCGTTTGTACGACGTCGTCGCGCGGCGCGGGGTTCCCGCTTCCGGACGGCACGATCGGCGCGGCGGTGTTCGCCCGCGGTGCTGCGGTGAATGTGCCCACGCAACCGGCTGGAGCCGTCACCGTGCGTCAGCAAACTGGCAGCGGCGGGACTCTCGTGCTGGTCAGCGTGCCGGGGACGTCCGGGCATCCAGCACCGTACGCAACCGATCTGGCGCGCTTCGCCGCTTCGCTGGCCACCCGGTTCTGATCGGCGGCCCACAGCGCGGCTGGCAGAATGACCGGACATGACGGCAGCAGCCACCACCCCCAAGGGCGAGCGACGACGGGCAGCGCTCGTCGAAGCCGCCGCTGAGCTGCTGGCCGAGGGCGGCTTCGACGCGGTCCGGCACCGGGCTGTCGCGGAGCGGGCGGGCCTGCCGCTGGCCTCCACGACGTACTACTTCGACTCGCTGGAAGAGCTCGTCACCGCCGCGGTGGAACACCACGGGCAGACCGAACTGGCAAACGGACGACGGCAGCTCGACGACCTGACGACCCGGAACCGGGGCGTGCAGGCGACCGTGGAACTCGTGCTGGACATGCTGCTCGGCCCGCAGAGCGGCGACCCGGAGGCCGACGCCGAGGCGGTCCTGCTGCGCTACGAGCGCCTGGTCGCGACGGGGCGGCGACCGTACCTGCGGCCGTTGATGCGGACGTTGTCCCAGCAGCTCAACGAACTGCTGACGGAGATCTTCGCCCGCTCCGGGACACCGGTGGCCAAGGACGAGCTGGACCGGCTGGTCGCGCTGGTGGACGGGGCCGTGGTCAACGCGCTGATCGCGGTCGACCCGGCCCCGCGCGCCGCGGCCGGGCGGATGCTGCGGACCGCGCTCGCGGAGTCCGCTGGCGTCCATTGAGGACAGTCAGTCCGGGTATGCCGCGGTGGCGCGGATTTCGATCAGCAGTCCCGGGCTGGCCAGCCCGCTGACGCCGATCATCGACCACGCCGGGTAAGGCTTCGCGGTCACGAGGCGCTGCTTGGCTTCCAGGAAACCGGGCAGGTGCTGGTGGATGTCGACGTGGTAGCTCGTGATGTCGACCAGTGCGGAGAGGTCGAGACCTTCCAGGCGAAGGATTTCCTCGATCCGGCGGAGCGCGATCTCGGTTTGCTCCTCGATGGTTTCCGCGATCGCTCCGTCCAGGCGGCGGCCGATCGTCCCCGCGATGAACAGGAGATTTCCCGCGCGGACCGCGGCTGAGTAACCGAAGCGGGCGAAGGCGGATGCCCCGGACGGTCCGAAAACCTCGGAGTCCTCGGGGATTTCGACGGAGTGCATAGGGATCCCTTTCTCAGTTGCCCCAGCGGGAGGCGCTGGCGGCGCGTTCCAGCCGGGTTTCGCCGTCGGCTGCACGCTCGCGCAAGAAATCAGCGGGAACGGACGGCACCGGCGCGTTTTTCGGGTTTTTCGCGGCCTGCGCGACGATCGCGTCGGTGAGCGAGCGGACCATGTTCAGCCGGGGGTAGGCGGCGTGGATCGTTGTGGCCTGCTCGTCGGTGACCGCGGCGAGGTACTCGGAGCTGATCGGGCCGCCGAAGTCGACGGAGACCCCGGCGCGGGCGAGCAGGCACAGTTGGCCGCGGCGTTCCGCGATGCCGGCGGTGGTGTGCAGCGCGATGGCCTGCCAGACCTCGTCGGCGTCCGCGACGGAAATCCCTTGTTTGACAAGGAATTCCGCTGCGCGGTCCGCGCCTTCGACCTCGAAGCGTTCCACGTGCGGCCCGTCCGGTGCCACGCCGATGTCGTGCATGACGCACGCGGCGAACAGCAGGTCGTCGTCGTAGCCGGACAGCTCCAGCCGGTCGGCGACCAGCCGGGCGAACAGGTAGGAACGGACGCTGTGGTTGAACACTGACCGCGATTCCAGCGGGCGGACGACCTCGAGAACGGCGTCCGCCAGCGGAGTCGCTGGCAGTGCGGCAACCGGGTCCGGAAGGAGTTCGGTCATGCCGTCAAGCCTGGCCCGCGACGCCCTGACCTGGTGAGTGGCAAGTTTGCCGTACTTCGATAGAATCTTGCCATGACGGTGCATCGAGTCGCGGTGCTGGCCCTCGACGGGGTTCTCCCGCTCGACCTGGCGATCCCGGCGCAGGTGTTTCACGCGCGGCCGCAAACGCACTACGAGATGACGTTGTGCGCGCTCGGCCCGAAAGTCGCCACCAGCGCCGGGTTCGAACTGGCGGCCGAAGGCGGGATCGAGGAACTGCGCGCGGCGGACACGGTGATCGTGCCGGGCTACGACCCGATCCGGGAGACCCCGGAAGCGGCGGTCGAACTGCTGGCCGAGGCGCGCGACCGAGGACGGCGGGTGGTGTCCATCTGCACCGGCGCGTTCGCGCTGGCCGCAGCCGGAATTCTCGACGGCCTGCGTGCCACGACGCATTGGGAATACATCGACGAATTCGAGCGGGAGTACCCGTCGGTCCAGGTCGACCGGGATGTCCTCTACGTCGATGAAGGCGACGTGCTCACCTCGGCTGGCGTCTGCTGCGGCATCGACCTGTGCCTGCACATCGTGCGCCGCGACCTGGGTGCCGCGGTCGCGAATCGGATCGCGCGCGGGTTGGTCGCCGCTCCGCATCGGGAGGGCAGCCAGGCGCAGTACGTCCCCGCTCCGCTCGCGGACGCTGGCGACGCTTCGCTGTCCGCCACACGGGAATGGGCGTTGCAGCGACTGGACGAATCGCTCAGCATCCGCCTGCTCGCCCGACACGCGGAGATGTCGCAGCGGACTTTTCTGCGCCGCTTCGCCGAGGAAACCGGGACGACTCCGTTGCAGTGGCTGCTCAACGCGCGGCTCGGCAAGGCGCGGGAACTGCTGGAGTCCACGGATCATTCCGTGGACCGGGTGGCGCGGGACTGCGGTCTCGGCACTCCGGCGAACCTGCGGCTGCACTTCCGGCGGGTGCTCGGAACCACGCCGACGGCTTACCGGCGAGCTTTTACTTCCTGACCTGTCCGCTTGGCGTCGGCGGCGGATTTCACCAGCAGCTCCAGCATCGCGGTCTCCGCGCCGACCGGGTCGTGCGCGGCGATGGCGTCCAGCACCCGGCGATGGCTCGGCACCGGATCGTCGGTGGGACCGGCGCTGTGGACGAGTTTGTCCCGCTCCGCCAGGCCGATCGCGATGACGCGTTCGATCTGGAGCAGGAAGTTGTTGTGCGCGGCGGTCAACAGGCCACGGTGAAACGCCAGATCCGCCTCGACACTCGCTTCCAGGTCCGGTGCTTCCACCATCGCGTCGAGCGCGGACGTCAGCGCGGCAAGGTCTTCGGCGGTCGCCCGTTCTGCGGCCATCCGCGCTGCGGCGGGCTCGACCACAGCGCGTACCTCAGCCAATTCGTCCAGCAGACCAGCGTTTCCGCGTGCGGTGGTTTGCCAGCGCATGACGTCGGCGTCGAGAAGCTGCCAGTCCTCGCGCGGTTGCACGAACGTGCCGTGCTTCTGTCGTGCGCCGATCATTCCCTTTGCTGCCAACACCTTCAACGCTTCGCGCAGCGCGGTGAGGCTGATGTCCAGCTCCTCGCGCAGCGCGGGAAGATCCAGCACCATGCCCTCGCGCCATTCGCCG
Encoded here:
- a CDS encoding HAD family hydrolase translates to MTNWIVFDYGEVLSVRTAAVPKLAAAMSVSLEAFEPVYWSVRDPYDRGCPDLEYWTSIGDQVGAKVDDALSAELTALDVAGWGQLAPGSLDLLQSLSDAGASLALLSNAPSAFGVWVREQEWSKLFKHTLFSGDVKVAKPDAEIFQLLLDKLGAKPDECLFFDDRQINIDGARAVGLRAHLWDGAEAARAALA
- a CDS encoding low specificity L-threonine aldolase, with amino-acid sequence MTGQLIDFRSDTVTRPDAIMRAAMAEAEVDDNVIGTDPTIAELERRAAQTLGMPAALWTPSGTMANLIALSVHLRRGDRFLATRGAHVLTNELGSAAWLAGGMPDILEHDAGPGRCLPETLEAAIGNPGPYFTLRTTLLCLENTHNAAGGAVTPPDEHAQLLSVAKQAGLTVHLDGARIWHAAVALQVPPAALTVGVDSVSACFSKGLGAPVGSVVAGSVEFVEQARRMRQMLGGGVRQGGVLAAACLVALDRVDELAETHEFAKRLADGLSEHGWDVRTPDTNIVLAGVPDVPTALNWLGSLGIQALPMAGKVRFVTHRDLSSADIAEALHRIKAGA
- a CDS encoding SigE family RNA polymerase sigma factor, with translation MDQRDEQEFAEYFAARRDAVRRTAYLMCGDWHKADDLAQTAFVALHRRWKKIRDRAATDAYVRKTLVRAVIDESRRPWRRERQTEVLPEPVDDGPGLAERVATREDLLAALKEVPPKQRAVLVLRFFDGLDVGAAATALGCSEGNVKSQTARGLANLRQVLEREVETNG
- a CDS encoding TetR family transcriptional regulator; this translates as MTAAATTPKGERRRAALVEAAAELLAEGGFDAVRHRAVAERAGLPLASTTYYFDSLEELVTAAVEHHGQTELANGRRQLDDLTTRNRGVQATVELVLDMLLGPQSGDPEADAEAVLLRYERLVATGRRPYLRPLMRTLSQQLNELLTEIFARSGTPVAKDELDRLVALVDGAVVNALIAVDPAPRAAAGRMLRTALAESAGVH
- a CDS encoding Rid family hydrolase, whose amino-acid sequence is MHSVEIPEDSEVFGPSGASAFARFGYSAAVRAGNLLFIAGTIGRRLDGAIAETIEEQTEIALRRIEEILRLEGLDLSALVDITSYHVDIHQHLPGFLEAKQRLVTAKPYPAWSMIGVSGLASPGLLIEIRATAAYPD
- a CDS encoding HD domain-containing protein, with the protein product MTELLPDPVAALPATPLADAVLEVVRPLESRSVFNHSVRSYLFARLVADRLELSGYDDDLLFAACVMHDIGVAPDGPHVERFEVEGADRAAEFLVKQGISVADADEVWQAIALHTTAGIAERRGQLCLLARAGVSVDFGGPISSEYLAAVTDEQATTIHAAYPRLNMVRSLTDAIVAQAAKNPKNAPVPSVPADFLRERAADGETRLERAASASRWGN
- a CDS encoding GlxA family transcriptional regulator encodes the protein MTVHRVAVLALDGVLPLDLAIPAQVFHARPQTHYEMTLCALGPKVATSAGFELAAEGGIEELRAADTVIVPGYDPIRETPEAAVELLAEARDRGRRVVSICTGAFALAAAGILDGLRATTHWEYIDEFEREYPSVQVDRDVLYVDEGDVLTSAGVCCGIDLCLHIVRRDLGAAVANRIARGLVAAPHREGSQAQYVPAPLADAGDASLSATREWALQRLDESLSIRLLARHAEMSQRTFLRRFAEETGTTPLQWLLNARLGKARELLESTDHSVDRVARDCGLGTPANLRLHFRRVLGTTPTAYRRAFTS
- a CDS encoding FadR/GntR family transcriptional regulator, with product MTDHRPRGLHGQTVETLAARILSGEWREGMVLDLPALREELDISLTALREALKVLAAKGMIGARQKHGTFVQPREDWQLLDADVMRWQTTARGNAGLLDELAEVRAVVEPAAARMAAERATAEDLAALTSALDAMVEAPDLEASVEADLAFHRGLLTAAHNNFLLQIERVIAIGLAERDKLVHSAGPTDDPVPSHRRVLDAIAAHDPVGAETAMLELLVKSAADAKRTGQEVKARR